One Stigmatopora argus isolate UIUO_Sarg chromosome 19, RoL_Sarg_1.0, whole genome shotgun sequence genomic window, TCCTTCGCCAAGGTGATGGAGGGCCTCCACTTGGATACAGGAGAGAAGGTAAGAAATGCTGTTAGAttttcagtccattttgactgggagagttgGCAGCGATTGTTTGCCGCTTgcccctcccattcaaaatggattggtctaTTGGTTTTCAATTTAGCATATATATAATGCATACTGTCAATTCAATTTACTATCTACCtcgcattttttaaatgtattttacttgAGTTTCAAACTTTGTGACAAGATGAATTCAACTGTCATTTCCATGGTAACAAGCAAACTCACTGCAGTTGTGTTTACATATGATAACCTTTGAACTTGTTCAAGGGGGACCTCCACCAGGAAGAAAGAAATACTGTTTGTGGGGTTTTTTGCAGTGTGCAACTTCTGATAAACAGTTTAGGGTTATTTTTTATGTACGTTATTGtttaaattttttgatttcatGATTATTAACACTGCATGGACTGGAAAGTTCGGATGGATTGCACGTTTATCAGCAAATGACTTATTGAGACGTATTTTCTGAAAAAGCTTTTCCATCTGCTTGTGCTTTAAGGTGGCCATCAAGGTGGTTGACAAGAAGAAAGCCCGTCTGGACTCTTATGTGCATAAGAACATGAGGAGAGAAGCGTACATCCATCAGATGATACGACACCCAAATGTCGTCGTCCTTTTGGAGGTGCCCAAATTGCATCGTTTAAATTTATGGAAATACTGAGAATTTCTCCaatttattgtgtgtgtgtgtttgtagacTCTGGAAACGGAGAACAGCTACTACATGGTTTTGGAGTTGTGTGCTGGCGGCGACCTGATGGAGCGCATTTGCGACAGGAAGCGTCTGCCGGAGAAGGAAGTCCGGCGATACACGCGGCAGATCTTGTCAGCGGTGGCGCATCTCCACCAGCATGGCGTCGTGCACAGGTGACCCTCTCGCACCCGCGCGCAGTGGAAAGATTGGAAAAGTGCTCACGTAAGGCTTAAACTTAAAAGTCTGAGTACAGGCCTGACCAGTTTTtttagcaattctggttgtgacatcacaaccagaatttagGATTGCCAACAACAGAATAGAACGCACAAATCTGCAGCTCTTTTTGGTTGTGATATCAAACTTTGTTTTATAGTTTAGTGGGCTCCCCCAAAGACAGGTAAGAAAAGAAGACTAATTAGGATCCACTTTTGTtataaagactttttttaacttttttgattgtttttcgtcaaaaaatatgattttccgACATCaagggcagccaatgacttcatTTTGATTGCCTCGCCTGGCCCGAAAATCAGATGCAAGGAAAATAAGTCTTGAAAACTACTTAATACCAAAAAAAGCTTAATACAGTAACGAAGTAAAAAAGGCTTATTACTTCCCAACACGGATGCGCACAAACACAGAGAAATTCTTATGAAGCAAAATGTGCCTGCAGTGTGGGACGAAAAGGTGTCACTttattgcacacacacacacacacacacacacaaaacagagCTGGATTTTAAGAGGTTTGGCTCCTCCAAAGGTGGGAATGTGATTACCAGGCAATGACCTCATCACGTTCCGCCGGCGCCATGGTTCACACATCATCACGACATCACCGACTTCCTCTCTAATGAAGTCCCTCAACGAtgaccaaacacacacacacgcacacaaagagGCATGATTAAAATGGACATAAATGGAAAATTTGCACTTAGAGTCACTTTCCGCTCCCCCACGTTCAGGAGGTTTACCGCAAAGGTTTTTTTCTCATTGACGGCGACGTCTGCGCTTCCCTCGGTTCTTTGTCGTCCGTCTGGCTTTGTCTCCTTCCGTCCTGTTTCTCAGCATCTGTTGTTGAGATGAATGAACTTGAAAGGAACGCACGCCATTCTCTGGCCGGATGACGAGCGCAGATGTTCATTTAGGTTCAAGTTCTCTTTGGGTGCTTCTCAGGACACCAAAGTCAGAGTTTGCACCCTAAAGCAGTCTTTCCCAACCCTGttttgcattggaaaaaaatcttaaaaaatatatattaacaatataaagtcattctcactCAACTGTTATCAACAAGAATCTCATAAGGATGAAATGGCGAAATTATACTCCATCCTAACATTGACATTGACAATACGTATCATGAAGTTATATTGAAAATATGGGACCATAATGTCTTGTTCTGTGTGCAGAGATTTGAAGATTGAGAACTTTCTGCTGGACGACAATAACAACATCAAGATTGTGGGTACGTCTTTATTAGTATATGTATTACAATTGTTGAAAAGCTGTGGAGAGCTTGTAAAAACTCTTTGAAATAAATGGAtgttataaaattatttaatcaaacattttataaaaaggAATATTGAATAAACTCCTCATTGTTTAATTAACTCTACGGGCTAATTTTAACCTAAGAATAGGTGATTACTGTCCCATTGTTAAAGTTCAAATTCCACAAAAAATTATGATCATTGTCCTTCTTTGTTGAAAATTAATAGAACAGTCGGTGTcctaatttgtttcatttttacatgtttttattgttctttttcaatctttttttgatttttgatttagGAGTTTGCTTCATTTGGTTGCATTTTTCAATAGAATTTTCTCATTCCCATCAATTGCCGAATACCATCAATGCTTATTGATGTTAAATAAGTTGTCTGATCCTTCAAAGGCCAGTGTGACTTGACATGTTTCTTTTCCGCTCGCAGACTTCGGTCTGAGCAACACGCTAAGGTCGGAGTCTCTGCCCGCCGAGTTGCTCAGCACCCAGTGCGGAAGCCCCGCCTACGCCGCCCCCGAACTCCTCGCCCACAAGAAGTACGGACCCAAAGTGGACGTATGGTCCATGTGAGTCACGCCGTCCGTGATCATCACGAATGCGATCGGAGTTAAGTTCAATTCTGAGCTTCTAAGTGACGTGTGTTGTCAGAGGCGTGAGCGTGTTCGCCATGCTGACCGGCACGCTGCCGTTCACCGTGGAGCCCTTCAACATCAAACAACTGTACCACAAGATGGTGGACGGCAACATCGCACACATACCTAGTGACATTAGCAAAGGTCATATTCCCCTTTAACCTGTGGCTCCAAAGCCAAATGTggttcttttcatccttctaaTGTAAATTACAATTAGTTTGGAATTGGATATATAGCAGCATTTCGGTCCATGGAGTCGAATGTAAGGATCAAGTAGTATAACTTGTCATTCTCAACTTCATTGGACCTTCATGGTAGcatcactgggaaaaaaaactttgacatGTCACATGAAACTGAAATATCAACTCTTTTTGAaggattgaggaaaaaaatgaccctaaaaaaatcaagttaccATGTTGAAACTCAGCATTTTTAGTAAACAGGACTTTTGTTAAGTACTTCAAACAATTAGACTTTAATTATTGTGAATGGCTGCCATACAATTCAGGTTGTACCTGTTTACTGCACTCCAATTTTAGtaaatatatacaaagtgaAGTAATGTCAGCATGACACACAAACTTGATCATGTGAGTTCAACTGATCAGATTAGTTAAGAACactcaaagtaaaacattactATTAGAACTTTACAAATGTCAGTGATGTCTATAGACTACATATTTCTTtcacactgtaaaaaatgtctctgtttttaaaacaaacaaaaaaatcagaaatgactaacattttcatttgggcCTCACAGGTGCGGTGACCTTCGTGTTGTCTCTGCTGGAAGCCGACCCTGACGTGAGACCCAGCGTCCGAACCGCCATGGAGGCGCCTTGGATCAGCCAAGGTTACGCCAAGAGGCCACTACACACACTCTGGTTCGACAACAGGTAATCTACGGGTGCTTCTTGATTCTCTTTTTGTACGGGTTCCGAATTTTAGCGGTATGAACTTATTCAAATGTAtcgaatggatcggacgtctctcgccgtcaaAGGCAACGAATGAAATATGAAGCGGATTCGGTCGGGTAATTCCGGCCTGACGTTAACCTGTATTTTTCCATTCGATTCCGccgcagaaaaaaattgcatattTATTGCTCCGGTGATGTGAGTTTTGTAACCCGAGAGCGTTGAGCAAAAGGAAATGAAGGCGAATGAAAATTGTTGTGGTCGTCAGCGTGACAGCTTTTGTGGAAGCGTGTGGGAATGTCATCAGTGCAAAGCCTACTCGCCACGCAAAGACGCCCCTTAGCGGTCGCGTCGTTGGCTTGCGAATGTCGTGAAATCATTTCTTCGAGTGCAATAGTTTGGAACTGTAAAGTGTTGAGGGAGAAAAATGTACTCGTGGTGGTCCCGCAGGCTGCACGCCAAAGACGTGGACGCCTCGGTGCTGGCGTACATGACGGACACGCTGGGCCACTCGCCCGCGGAGgtcactcgctcgctcgccagTAATCGGCCCTCCGCCGCCATGGCCGCCTACTACTTGCTGCTAGCCAAGATCCACAGAACCCCCGGAGGTCTTAAAGTTAGTTACTAGTCGGCTGCTCCATTGCTGTTGCCAGGAtcgttagcttttttttttttctcgcagaGCGACGTCGTCAAGGTGAAAAAGTCGCCGAGCGGACGCCCCAAAGCCAACAGACAAATGGGAGAGCGCCAGCGTGCTGGGACAAGAACCAATCAGACGGCACTAAAAGAAGATCTCGGCAGAACATCGTCTCCTCTGAAACCGTCACCCGAAGCTGTCGTCACCTTGAGTACAAAAGAACCTTTGATTCTTCCTGACggtaacaaatacaaaaaatcatattgttaTAGAAGCTTTTCATTGTTGCATTTGATTTAATTTACTTTTTAGATTGCTAACAATTCCCATTAATCTTCTAGTGTTGGGAACGAAACAGCAAGTTATCCATCTGTCTCCTCCAATAACTACCCCATCACACCTGTGCGACTCCGCCCCTTCCCACGTGCCCATCGATCCACCAGTAGACGGCGGCGTGCAAAAGCTCCTCCTACCTGAGCAGCTTCTCATTGGAAAATTGCGGTCCGACAGCGGCCCGCCGGAGGCCATCCTAAGGTCGAATGCGCCACGGAAAAGCCCCGCCTCTCCCAGAGTGCACCTGGACCCCGCACAGGGAGCTCCGCCCACCACGCTTCCACGCTTATGCAACCCAGGGCCGAAAAACACAGGCGACGGGAAGGCTCTGTGGATCCCAGTGAAATCTCCAGGCCCCGCCTCCAAAACTCACCTTCTGACGGGGAAGGGCGGCAAGGCGGGGGGAAGCAGAAGGACTTCAAGACGAAGGATGACGGGGCTCAGCCTGCCGCTACTTCCTGCCGCGCTCCAACGCAAAACGGACAGGAAGTTGCGCAGCATCGACTGCTGACACGTTAactcataaatattttttgccgagtggatagcgcgtcggcctcacagttctggggtcgagggttcgatcccaggtggatcctcacagtgtagagtttgcattttctccccgagcttgcgtgggttttttccaggtgctccggtttcctcccacatctcaaaaacaggctggttgaacactctaaattgccctggcttgtgattggttggccaccgatacaggatGTCCCACGCCCGATGgctgtaattggctgggataagctccagcaacccccgcgacccttgtgagtatcagcggttcggaaaatgaatgaataattcaaaaCAATTTAGAAAATTTAAGATGTTACATGCTCCAAAAATTATTTAGCttaaattgatgaaaaaaaacgacGTTAGGGAAAACAACTGAGAACGTgactaaaaaaaaccttaaaagtTAAGGCCATTTCTTTGTCTTTCTGAACCAATCAAAGCTAAGCTTCAGCAGCCAACTGGCATTTGTACCCAAGCAAGTGTCAATTGAGAGTCTGTTGTATAATGGATGTCTCCAATGATAGCTGAAGGTGTGCCGCTTCTTCATTTAAGTGGGTGATACGACACCACAATAATCGTGGGTGAGCAGCGCGTCTAGTTTCTAACGACGCTCATTCATAATTGAGCGTGGTCTGCAGAGTGGATGCCTGTGTGGCGGGGGGTCAGGCCGACTAGGAGGCCATCTCGATGGACTTGGCCGTGGCCTTGTTAAGTCAGAAAGGGTCAGCGGCGCACTAAACGTCCCAACGTAACGCAACCTGAAGCCAGAGCTGTAGCACGCTAAACTGCCCGACAAATGCAACACTATCAGATCAAATGTAACTAGTTAACAAACACACTATCAACCTGTGTTGTAACATTTAGTAGATTCAGAATTGCCAAATCGGAACACGACACAGTTGACTGTCTGATATGATCCAATGTAGACCACTTGATGTTTTATTTACCAAATACCCGACACAtaacaaataattatttttgataTCTCTAGATATTGTATATCCTcctaaatcctttttttgtgacatcacatttgctttttttctagATAGCACAACACATACTTTATAAGCTAATGATAACTTTTGAATATATGTCTACTGTAATGACCGTTGTCCTTTGTTTAAAGGCTTAGCTCTACAAATAATTGTTAGAATTTTGCTTTTCTGTTAATAATTGATCGTTTTCCGGTATTCATTTCTGTTCAGAAGCCTCTGCTAAAATATTTACAGCAAAAATAATTCATGAAAATACTGTCCTGTGCAGCAGCAATGACAATTACGAAGGCTAGAAACCAAATAACTACTTGTCATGTGACCAACAGTCAATGTACATTAGGtggggagaatttttttttaagtttaatgcATTTACTCTTGCCAAATAGTGAGCTGTCACaagatgtcatttaaaaaaaagatctagtAAGAAAACATGCTAAATAATAATTCCCTAGTTCTAACCTATTGTAGATTTACAGCATCTCCAGACTATTATAAATTACAGCACTCGCCCTTCTTGACATTTTCAACTGCTTATGAAAATAGTTGCCCACACATTTCAGTTTAAGTAGCATTTATTCTGATATTTCCAGTTGTATAAAGCACTGCAGACACCCATTTGctcacatcattaaaaaaacaaacaaagcaatCACACAAATAGTGGTGCATCCAACACGGTGgttattaaaataacaaaaatcacTACCATGGACATTTTCTTATTATGGAGTGTGAATAGCACCACACAAATCTGCCATGTTTTGATTCGAACCTTCCAtaaactccattttttttcttccttgacTACAAAGGCCCAACAAACATAAACACTCCCGATAGGCACACAAACTCAGATCACTGGAGACAATGTGCATCATTCCATGTTAATCAGTGTATGAAATAAGAGGACAGACACACAAATAGTTGACAAACATCCACTTGAGCTCCCTCTACGGTTCATGTGCTTGAAACGCATGCAGATTTTCCTCGAAGCTCACCGGAAATTGCAATCTGATTGCAATCTCTTGCgtataacagattttttttttaattgtttcttttaaatgttaaaaaaagcattttggcaGTATGTGTTCGCTCCCTTCAGAATGAGTCCGCTCCGTCACGCGGATTTTGGGACCCACTCTTCATTCAAGCGGCTGCCGTAGCTACGTGGAAAATGACGAAAAGAAGAACGAATCGGCGCGAAGGACACGGCGCTTCCCCGTCGGCACAAAGCGGATCGAATCCTAAATGGCCGCATCCAGAAATCAGGTCTGCTTGCAAACAATATTACGAAtgcaaaagatgaaaaaaaacaatgaggtAAATTAAAAACGTTTGTTGTCAGACAATTCCATGACAGTGTGGCGTTTTCATCAAGGCTTGttaatattattatacattcatAATACTGTAATTATGTGTCTGTCCGAAAGCAGACAATGTGAACGTGATTATGTggcttttgtgttttgtgtagAGGATCCCGGCCCATAAATGGAACACATTTCCGTAGGAAACACTCGATCCTCATTGGCTCGACGCAGTGCACCAATCCTCCATTGAGGTAAGATGGAGTCCTTTGAGCTCTCcaatcacataaaaaaaacagttagatcacgtggtgcgtgtgtgtgtgtgttttggggcgTACTCCACAGGATGTAGAGTATATACTGTTGCCGCGGTGACAAGAGTGACGTGTCGCTGCGAGGAGTCTAGACCTCTGCTCCTTTTAAGCCGATTCGTTCCTCCTCCTGTCAATCACTGTTGGGCTTCTTTAGGGAGAAGGCTCGGATGCCAAAATGGCAGCTGAGTTGATTCACCTGCACACAAAGCAAATTCATCATTGACATGATTGCaattagtgttgcaccgataccgaTTCCGACACCCGGCCgataatattactactactttaccagtaacacgtttttttttttaaacaaaaacgttCATGTTCTTTCTTTTAATACGAAATTAGTGCATACTCATTTGACCGTAATGTTATTGCTATCATGGTTTGGCCCTTTTTTAGACATAGTATGTAAATGTGTTGCAATCAACATTGAGGGCGTGTCCCCTTACCACTGAAACGCCGTAGTGCACGTGCGCTAGCAAGACAGCGGCTGTCCAGAGGTACAGCAGCATGGTCTCATCAGGCGCCAAACCCGACACGGCCAGCGTCACCACGCCGACCATCGGCAGTAGGAGCCAGCTTAGCGGCTGACAACGCGTGTTGCTCATTTGGCATACGATCAGCTTGCACTGCAAAACACGCAACATGTACCGTTAAGGCTAAATTTGCCCAGATGACAAGGCGTGAACCTTTGAGTGCTAAATGGCTCGTAGTGCAAATCCGAAAGCGAGCACCCACCGTCACGTTGGCAAAGGCCGTGCCCAACATGAGGTAGTAGAGCCTGGGCTGCCGCTCCAGGACGTCAGATGGAGAAAGGAGCACCCAAATGGTGGATAGGATGAAGAGGAGCACGGGCGAGAGGAATGGGAGGAAGGCCTCGTACAAGCTGCTGTGCTTCAGCGTGTTGCTCCGGTAGGCCCTGAACAGATGCAACTATGTCACCTGTGTGCCAAAGCGCCGCTCTGATGAGCAACGGCAGCGAGGAAACCTACTTTAGGACGTTGTAGAGGCTCATGGGTAACGTCACCAGGAAGGAACAGGCTGAAAGTCATCGAAAAATAAGGTTAAACATGTGGTAGTATGCTGACAAGCTTCCAAAATAGGCCTCATTTTAGCTCAGATTAAAGGGTCGAAGTTAGTGGTACTTAGTTTGTGTCTCACCAACAATCATGAAGGTGAAGAAGTCTCTGTAGAGGAAGTGGAACAGGACGGGTTGGGACCACAAGTCTACGCCCACAACCGCCGTCACCACGTACACCAGAGAGATAGTCTTGAAGATAGAAGCATGAGTCACACTAAGACAACATGAAAATTAGCTTTATCACATTAAAGTGAGTGCAGTTGGTGGTCaaatgggggtaaaaaaaaaacagaagaatcTCTACTCAGTCTTggaacaaacattttgcaaTATTGTCACTCCAGTTTTTATGATTCAAATGAGACTGACTGTAAATCTGCATATCTTTTGTAGTCATCCATTTTACTGGTCGCGTGGATCGC contains:
- the LOC144064972 gene encoding hormonally up-regulated neu tumor-associated kinase homolog encodes the protein MPGAAVKVKGDVGGRGSRGPASLAPPCKELLRSFPHTKRVGSYLVGKMINKGSFAKVMEGLHLDTGEKVAIKVVDKKKARLDSYVHKNMRREAYIHQMIRHPNVVVLLETLETENSYYMVLELCAGGDLMERICDRKRLPEKEVRRYTRQILSAVAHLHQHGVVHRDLKIENFLLDDNNNIKIVDFGLSNTLRSESLPAELLSTQCGSPAYAAPELLAHKKYGPKVDVWSIGVSVFAMLTGTLPFTVEPFNIKQLYHKMVDGNIAHIPSDISKGAVTFVLSLLEADPDVRPSVRTAMEAPWISQGYAKRPLHTLWFDNRLHAKDVDASVLAYMTDTLGHSPAEVTRSLASNRPSAAMAAYYLLLAKIHRTPGGLKSDVVKVKKSPSGRPKANRQMGERQRAGTRTNQTALKEDLGRTSSPLKPSPEAVVTLSTKEPLILPDVLGTKQQVIHLSPPITTPSHLCDSAPSHVPIDPPVDGGVQKLLLPEQLLIGKLRSDSGPPEAILRSNAPRKSPASPRVHLDPAQGAPPTTLPRLCNPGPKNTGDGKALWIPVKSPGPASKTHLLTGKGGKAGGSRRTSRRRMTGLSLPLLPAALQRKTDRKLRSIDC
- the selenoi gene encoding ethanolaminephosphotransferase 1, yielding MALLYEYVTQEQLAGFDKYKYSAVDSNPLSVYIMHPFWNFLVKFFPKWLAPNLITFTGFMFLVVNFLMLAFYDVDFNASAAGHDHVPSWVWVTAGIFNFLAYTLDGVDGKQARRTNSSTPLGELFDHGLDSWACIFFVATVYSIFGRGASGVAVSTLYYILWVVLFSFILSHWEKYNTGVLFLPWGYDVSQVTISLVYVVTAVVGVDLWSQPVLFHFLYRDFFTFMIVACSFLVTLPMSLYNVLKAYRSNTLKHSSLYEAFLPFLSPVLLFILSTIWVLLSPSDVLERQPRLYYLMLGTAFANVTCKLIVCQMSNTRCQPLSWLLLPMVGVVTLAVSGLAPDETMLLYLWTAAVLLAHVHYGVSVVNQLSCHFGIRAFSLKKPNSD